Proteins encoded together in one Ignavibacteriales bacterium window:
- a CDS encoding arsenic efflux protein, translating to MSDLVVRVALESVQVSVLVLVMMVGVDLVNLWTRGRVGPFLMRGKHWRQYVLASAVGAIPGCAGAFTNVSLYMHGMISFGALAGAMAAVSGDEAFVMLAMFPRTAVILIGILLVLGILIGWMTDQLVRRWHIRTCHDCGTELIHRNAEGAAHYLKEHVWRHIIKRHLWKTVLWTFFALMAIEFGMQYWDLQVFVSEHTLTMLFLVALVGLIPESGPHLIVVTMYASGLIPFSILLTSSIVQDGHGMLPMLAYSVKDSLKIKGFNLGFGLMIGLVVNLLGW from the coding sequence GTGAGTGATCTGGTTGTGAGGGTGGCGCTCGAATCTGTGCAGGTTTCGGTCCTTGTGCTCGTCATGATGGTGGGGGTGGATCTTGTCAATCTCTGGACCAGGGGACGGGTTGGGCCGTTCTTGATGAGGGGAAAGCACTGGAGGCAGTATGTCCTTGCTTCGGCGGTCGGAGCAATCCCTGGCTGTGCCGGGGCGTTCACAAACGTCTCGCTGTACATGCATGGCATGATCAGTTTCGGCGCCCTTGCCGGGGCAATGGCGGCAGTCTCGGGCGATGAGGCCTTTGTCATGCTTGCAATGTTCCCGAGGACTGCAGTGATTCTCATTGGAATTCTGCTGGTGCTGGGGATCTTGATTGGATGGATGACGGATCAGCTTGTCCGGCGGTGGCATATCCGCACATGCCATGACTGCGGAACGGAATTGATCCATAGAAACGCCGAGGGGGCTGCCCACTATCTCAAAGAGCACGTCTGGCGGCATATTATCAAACGACATCTCTGGAAAACAGTTCTCTGGACGTTTTTCGCTCTGATGGCAATCGAGTTCGGGATGCAGTACTGGGATCTCCAGGTGTTCGTCTCCGAGCACACGCTCACAATGTTGTTTCTCGTAGCGCTCGTGGGCCTGATACCGGAATCCGGTCCTCACCTCATCGTCGTGACCATGTATGCAAGCGGGCTCATCCCCTTTTCGATTCTGTTGACGAGTTCAATTGTGCAGGATGGTCATGGCATGCTGCCCATGCTGGCGTATTCTGTCAAAGACTCGCTGAAAATAAAAGGCTTCAACCTGGGGTTCGGATTGATGATCGGACTTGTGGTTAATCTGTTGGGATGGTGA
- a CDS encoding DUF134 domain-containing protein: protein MARPPKFRRVTHTPGFTYFKPQGIPMSLLDEVVLTIDEFEALRLADLKAHSHEEAAAKMKISRATFGRIIEKARQTLVGAIVNGKAIRIEGGNFRTDQLSEFQCRNCNRSWQFSRSSVEQKDCPKCKRRGWSQ, encoded by the coding sequence ATGGCCCGGCCCCCGAAATTCCGGCGTGTGACACATACTCCAGGGTTCACATACTTCAAACCTCAGGGCATACCAATGTCCTTGCTCGATGAAGTTGTCCTCACGATTGATGAGTTTGAAGCGCTCCGCCTGGCCGATCTGAAGGCGCATTCGCATGAAGAAGCCGCGGCGAAAATGAAAATCTCGCGCGCGACATTTGGAAGAATTATTGAAAAGGCGCGCCAAACGTTGGTGGGGGCAATTGTGAACGGCAAAGCGATCCGCATTGAGGGGGGCAACTTCCGGACGGATCAGCTGTCCGAATTCCAATGCAGAAACTGTAACCGGAGCTGGCAGTTCTCAAGATCTTCGGTTGAACAGAAAGACTGCCCCAAATGCAAACGGAGGGGGTGGTCGCAGTGA